The following DNA comes from Mucisphaera calidilacus.
GGAATGCCATGGTCTTACTGTCCTTTCGCGACCCCAAATCAACAATCCGTCAGGAGCACCGGCGAACGGTGCGGGGCGTACCTGACGGATCGGGTCGTTAAGCAAACAGAAGACAGAAGGCTGGAGGCACGGAAGCCCGGATCGGCGCAGGGGAGCGTCAGTGCCGCGAGCCGCCTGCCGTCTGCACCCGACCGGGAACAACCCGGCCAGACGACCCGACAAGCAGTACGCGTCTCAGCGACGCAGGCCCAGACGACCGATCAGCTCGCGGTAGGCCGGAGCGTCGGTGCGGGCGAGATAGCGGAGCAGACGCGTCCGCCTGGAAACCATCTGGAGCAGACCACGGCGTGAGGCGTAGTCGTGCTTGTGAGACTTGAGATGCTCGGTCAGGCCTTTGATGCGATCGGTGAGGATCGCCACCTGAACCTGAGGTGAGCCGGTATCCTTTTCCTCACGCCGGTAGTCGGCGATCAATTCGGAGCGGCGTTCTGCGGTAATCGTCATCCGTTTTAACCCTTGGCTGGGCCTTGTCTAAGGTGTGCTGGCCCGTGTGTGCACCTGTCAAGTAGAGCCACACAATATAACGCACGCAGCGGGGGGCTTCAAGTCGATCCCAGCACGCTCGCCGGGCCTGCTAGGATGGGCGGATGAGCACAGCAACCGACCTCAACGTTGCCTCCAGGCGGGCCGCATCCGCCTCGGCCTTCGCCCGGGCACAGGACCTTATGCCGGGCGGCGTCTCCTCGCCGGTCCGGGCTTACAAGGCGGTTGGCGGCGACCCCGTCTACATCCGCAGCGGCAAGGGGGCCGTCGTCACCGACCTGGACGGGCTGGAGTACGTCGACTACGTCGGCTCCTACGGCCCGCTGATCCTGGGCCACGCTCCCGACACGGTCCTCGCGGCCCTCTCCAAGGCAGCGGCCCGGGGTACCACTTTCGGCATGCCGACCGAGGCCGAGTCCACGCTGGCCGCGATGGTGATCGACGCCGTCCCCTCGGTCGAGATGGTGCGTTTTGTCAACTCCGGCACCGAAGCCGCGATGTCGGCCATCCGCCTGGCCCGAGCCGCGACCGGACGCCCCGCCATCGTCAAGTGCACCGGCTGCTATCACGGCCACAGCGACGCGCTGCTCGTCGAGGCCGGGTCGGGTGCCCTGACGCTCGGCCAGCCCAGTTCGCCGGGTGTGCCGAAGGACATTACTCAGAACACTTTGCTGGTCCCCTTCAATGATCTGGAAGCGGCCCGCGCGGTATTCGAGGCCCACCCGGATCAGATCGCGGCCTTCGCCGTCGAGCCTGTCGGCGGCAACATGGGCTGCGTGCCCCCGGTCGAGGGGTATCTGGAAGGGCTGCGGTCGCTCTGCGATGAGTTCGGGGCGATGTTGCTCTTCGACGAGGTGATGACCGGGTTCCGGGTCGCCCGAGGTGGAGCCCAGGAGCTGTACGCCGTCACCCCCGATCTGACCTGTCTCGGAAAGGTCATCGGCGGCGGGCTGCCCTGTGCCGCCTATGGCGGCCGTCGTGATCTGATGGAGCAGGTGGCGCCCGCGGGGCCGATGTACCAGGCCGGCACGCTTTCGGGCAATCCTCTGGCCATGGCCGCGGGCATCGCCACGCTGGCCGAGCTTGAGAACCCCGACCTCTACGGGCAGCTCGAGAGCACCACGCGACAACTCGCCGAGGGGCTTGCTACCCGAGCGGAAAGGGCTGGCGTGCCCGTGCAGATCGCTCGGGTCGGGTCGATGCTCTGTGTCTTCTTCGCCGAGAGCCCGGTGCTCAGCTACGAGCAGGCCGTCCGCTGCCGGACCGATCGTTTTGCCGCCTTCTTCAACGCCATGCTCGAGCGTGGCGTCATCCTGCCGCCGAGCCAGTACGAATGCTGGTTCATCTCCGCCGCACACGATGGCGAGCTGATCAAGCAGACGCTTCAGGCGGCCGAGCACGGGTTTGCCGCCGCCGTGGAGATCGCGTAAACCACCTTCCCCTCGGGATAACACCCGATCGAGACATCCACCGCTGGAGTTCCCACCGTGAGCACGGCCACGAAGACGTTTTCCATCCTCGCAGCAGACAAACTCGCCAAGGAGGGCCTGGACTGGATCGAGTCTCAGCCCGACGCGACGCTGGCCGATCACGCCGGCATCGACGAGAAGCAACTCGCCGAGATCATCGGGCAGCACGACGCGGTCATCGTCCGATCCGGGGTCAATATCACGGCTGAGGTGCTCCGGAATCCGGGGAGTCTCAAGGTGATCGCACGTGCGGGTGTGGGTGTCGACAACATCGACCTCGCCGCGGCCACGGAGAAGGGCATCCTCGTCGTCAACACCGCCGAGGCTTCGACGCTCACGACCGCCGAGCACGCGTTCGCGCTGCTGCTCGCGACCGCGCGTCAGATCGGCCCCGCCTGCAAGACGCTCGCGGCCGGCGGGTGGGACCGCAGCAAGTTCAAGGGGCGACAACTCGCCGGCAAGACGCTGGGGGTGGTCGGCTTCGGGCGCATCGGCCAGGCCGTTGCCGAGCGTGCCCTCGCCTTCGAGATGGACGTGCTCGCCTTCGACCCTTTTCTCAACGCCGAGACCGCCATGGACGGCCGGGTCAAGGTCATCCGCGACTTCAAGGACCTGGTGCCGAAGGTCGACATGATCACCTTCCACGTCCCGCTCAACGACCATACCCGGGGGATGCTCAACCTCGAGGTGATGAAGA
Coding sequences within:
- the rpsO gene encoding 30S ribosomal protein S15, giving the protein MTITAERRSELIADYRREEKDTGSPQVQVAILTDRIKGLTEHLKSHKHDYASRRGLLQMVSRRTRLLRYLARTDAPAYRELIGRLGLRR
- the hemL gene encoding glutamate-1-semialdehyde 2,1-aminomutase; amino-acid sequence: MSTATDLNVASRRAASASAFARAQDLMPGGVSSPVRAYKAVGGDPVYIRSGKGAVVTDLDGLEYVDYVGSYGPLILGHAPDTVLAALSKAAARGTTFGMPTEAESTLAAMVIDAVPSVEMVRFVNSGTEAAMSAIRLARAATGRPAIVKCTGCYHGHSDALLVEAGSGALTLGQPSSPGVPKDITQNTLLVPFNDLEAARAVFEAHPDQIAAFAVEPVGGNMGCVPPVEGYLEGLRSLCDEFGAMLLFDEVMTGFRVARGGAQELYAVTPDLTCLGKVIGGGLPCAAYGGRRDLMEQVAPAGPMYQAGTLSGNPLAMAAGIATLAELENPDLYGQLESTTRQLAEGLATRAERAGVPVQIARVGSMLCVFFAESPVLSYEQAVRCRTDRFAAFFNAMLERGVILPPSQYECWFISAAHDGELIKQTLQAAEHGFAAAVEIA